From Mauremys reevesii isolate NIE-2019 linkage group 10, ASM1616193v1, whole genome shotgun sequence, the proteins below share one genomic window:
- the MAFK gene encoding transcription factor MafK isoform X2, producing the protein MTTNPKPNKALKVKEESGENAPVLSDDELVSMSVRELNQHLRGLTKEEVIRLKQRRRTLKNRGYAASCRIKRVTQKEELERQRVELQQEVEKLARENSSMKLELDALRSKYEALQTFARTVARGPITPTKVATTSVITIVKSAEISSSSVPFSAAS; encoded by the coding sequence GTAAAGGAGGAGTCGGGAGAGAACGCCCCAGTGCTGAGTGACGATGAACTCGTGTCAATGTCCGTCCGGGAGCTGAACCAGCACCTGAGAGGTCTCACGAAAGAAGAGGTCATCCGCCTGAAGCAGCGGAGGCGCACGCTCAAGAACCGGGGCTATGCTGCCAGCTGCCGCATCAAGCGTGTGACACAGAAGGAGGAGCTGGAGAGGCAGCGGGTTGAGCTACAGCAAGAGGTGGAGAAGCTGGCCCGAGAAAACAGCAGCATGAAGCTAGAGCTGGACGCCCTGCGCTCCAAGTACGAGGCATTGCAGACCTTTGCTCGTACCGTTGCACGGGGGCCTATTACCCCGACCAAAGTCGCCACCACTAGTGTCATCACCATTGTGAAATCAGCTGAAATCTCATCCAGTTCTGTGCCATTTTCAGCAGCATCCTAG